A portion of the Rhodococcus pseudokoreensis genome contains these proteins:
- a CDS encoding YciI family protein: MAKYLLLKHYRGAPAAVNDVPMAQWTPEEISAHVQYMQDFAAKLERTGEFVDGQALAPEGTFVRYDGEGRPPVTDGPFAETKDLIAGWMMIDVDTYERALELAGELSAAPGAGGKPIHEWLELRPFLTAPSTTMECHGG; this comes from the coding sequence ATGGCCAAGTACCTACTGCTCAAGCACTACCGCGGCGCGCCGGCGGCGGTCAACGACGTGCCGATGGCCCAGTGGACGCCGGAGGAGATCTCCGCGCACGTGCAGTACATGCAGGATTTCGCGGCCAAGCTGGAGCGGACCGGCGAGTTCGTCGACGGTCAGGCACTCGCCCCGGAGGGCACGTTCGTCCGCTACGACGGCGAGGGACGCCCACCGGTCACGGACGGCCCCTTCGCGGAGACGAAGGACCTGATCGCCGGCTGGATGATGATCGACGTCGACACCTACGAGCGGGCGCTCGAACTCGCCGGCGAGCTGTCCGCGGCGCCGGGTGCGGGCGGGAAGCCGATCCACGAATGGCTCGAGCTGCGCCCGTTCCTGACCGCACCCTCGACCACCATGGAGTGCCACGGTGGATGA
- a CDS encoding RNA polymerase sigma factor → MDEAVLRALTPTVIGILVRRGADFAAAEDAVQDALVEAVRVWPDDPPRDPKGWLVTVAWRKFLDTARAHSSRRQREERIEAEPVPGPIEAVDDTLQLYFLCAHPSLTPASSVALTLRAVGGLTTRQIAQAYLVPEATMAQRISRAKRTVSGVRFNQPGDVATVLRVLYLVFNEGYSGELDLAAEAIRLTRQLAAAIDHPEVAGLLALMLLHHARRPARTAPDGSLVPLAEQDRRLWDTRMIAEGVDILQAALARDRLGEFQAQAAIAALHADARAAEETDWVQIVEWYDELVHLTDSPVARLNRAVAVGEADGPRAGLAALAALDDALPRHTAVAAYLHERDGDLATAARLYAEAADKAPNLPERDHLTRQAARLNVLLRS, encoded by the coding sequence GTGGATGAGGCGGTACTGCGCGCCCTCACCCCCACGGTGATCGGGATCCTCGTCCGCCGCGGAGCCGACTTCGCGGCGGCCGAGGATGCCGTGCAGGACGCCCTGGTCGAGGCCGTGCGCGTGTGGCCGGACGACCCGCCGCGCGACCCCAAGGGCTGGCTGGTCACCGTGGCCTGGCGGAAGTTCCTCGACACCGCCCGCGCCCATTCCTCCCGCAGGCAGCGCGAGGAACGCATCGAGGCCGAGCCGGTGCCCGGACCGATCGAGGCGGTCGACGACACGCTCCAGCTGTATTTCCTGTGCGCGCACCCGTCCCTGACACCGGCATCGTCCGTCGCACTCACGCTGCGCGCGGTCGGCGGCCTGACGACGCGTCAGATCGCGCAGGCCTACCTGGTGCCGGAGGCGACGATGGCCCAGCGCATCAGCCGGGCCAAGCGGACCGTTTCGGGCGTCCGGTTCAACCAGCCCGGCGACGTCGCGACGGTGCTGCGGGTCCTCTACCTGGTGTTCAACGAGGGGTATTCCGGCGAGCTCGACCTCGCCGCCGAGGCGATCCGGCTGACTCGCCAGCTCGCGGCGGCGATCGACCACCCGGAGGTCGCGGGACTGCTCGCGCTCATGCTGCTCCACCACGCGCGGCGCCCCGCCCGGACCGCCCCCGACGGCAGCCTCGTACCGCTCGCCGAACAGGACCGCCGCCTGTGGGACACCCGCATGATCGCCGAGGGCGTCGACATACTCCAGGCGGCACTGGCCCGCGACCGCCTGGGCGAGTTCCAGGCCCAGGCCGCCATCGCCGCGCTCCACGCCGACGCCCGGGCGGCCGAGGAGACCGACTGGGTGCAGATCGTCGAGTGGTACGACGAACTGGTGCACCTCACCGACAGCCCGGTGGCCCGCCTCAACCGGGCCGTCGCGGTCGGCGAGGCCGACGGCCCGCGCGCCGGGCTGGCCGCACTCGCGGCGCTAGACGACGCGCTGCCCCGTCACACCGCGGTGGCGGCGTATCTCCACGAGCGGGACGGCGACCTGGCAACGGCGGCACGGCTCTACGCGGAGGCGGCCGACAAGGCGCCCAACCTCCCCGAACGCGACCACCTCACACGACAGGCCGCTCGGCTCAACGTGCTACTGCGCAGCTGA
- a CDS encoding TetR/AcrR family transcriptional regulator translates to MRSAGEATRERILAAAKDEFARYGVAGARINRIAEAARASKDRLYAYFDSKEALFDAVIQQWIAETTEQTALRGDDLPGYAGRLFDDYVAHPENARLQEWADLEMREQIADSDARIVTLRPKAAEIRRGQQEGFVDPSWNAGELLLVITDIARSLATAPGGRKSGERTVAQRRHTAVEAVRRLIRVPSVEDAPGRE, encoded by the coding sequence ATGCGATCAGCGGGAGAAGCCACGCGCGAGCGGATCCTCGCCGCGGCCAAGGACGAATTCGCCCGCTACGGAGTCGCCGGGGCCCGGATCAACCGCATCGCGGAGGCGGCCCGGGCGAGCAAGGACCGCCTGTACGCGTACTTCGACAGCAAGGAAGCGCTGTTCGACGCCGTCATCCAGCAATGGATCGCGGAGACGACGGAACAGACGGCTCTGCGGGGCGACGATCTGCCGGGGTACGCGGGCCGCTTGTTCGACGACTACGTGGCGCACCCCGAGAACGCGCGGCTGCAGGAGTGGGCCGACCTCGAGATGCGGGAGCAGATCGCGGACAGCGACGCCCGGATCGTCACCCTCCGGCCCAAGGCCGCCGAGATTCGCCGAGGGCAGCAGGAGGGGTTCGTCGATCCGTCGTGGAACGCAGGCGAACTGCTGCTCGTGATCACCGACATCGCCCGGTCGCTGGCCACCGCACCCGGCGGCAGGAAGTCGGGGGAGCGCACGGTGGCGCAGCGGCGGCACACCGCTGTCGAGGCGGTTCGGCGGTTGATCCGGGTGCCCTCGGTGGAGGACGCGCCGGGCCGCGAGTGA
- a CDS encoding DUF4334 domain-containing protein, with product MDIDQARSTFHELRQRDTGVSPDELDTVWAALDTVRAEDILGAWKGDDFATGHRLHDKLVASRWHGKTFQSLEDAKPLICRDADGNLYSDVEGGNGEASLWNIEFRGEVTATMVYDGAPIFDHFKKVDDSTLMGIMNGKSALVLDGGRHYYFLLERD from the coding sequence ATGGACATCGACCAGGCCCGCAGCACGTTCCACGAGCTTCGACAGCGCGACACCGGCGTCTCCCCCGACGAACTCGACACTGTGTGGGCGGCACTCGACACCGTGCGGGCCGAGGACATCCTCGGCGCCTGGAAGGGCGACGACTTCGCCACCGGACACCGCCTGCACGACAAGCTGGTCGCGAGCCGCTGGCACGGAAAGACGTTCCAGTCCCTCGAGGACGCGAAGCCGTTGATCTGCCGCGACGCGGACGGCAACCTCTACTCCGACGTCGAGGGCGGCAACGGCGAGGCCAGTCTGTGGAACATCGAGTTCCGGGGCGAGGTCACCGCGACCATGGTCTACGACGGCGCCCCCATCTTCGATCACTTCAAGAAGGTGGACGACTCGACGCTCATGGGCATCATGAACGGCAAGTCCGCACTGGTCCTCGACGGCGGCAGGCACTACTACTTCCTCCTGGAACGGGACTGA
- a CDS encoding NAD(P)-dependent alcohol dehydrogenase, whose translation MQVTAAVTRGPDSPFTLETVELDEPRADEVLVRIVATGLCHTDLVTKAALPHAVGPAVLGHEGAGIVVDVGPRVSGIAPGDHVILSYRHCGDCDQCRNAGPAYCVDAHRLNSSGRRADGSATVTQDGAPVRAAFFGQSSFADHVLATADNIVVVGESVDLAAAAPLGCGFQTGAGAVLNVLRPGIDSSVVVFGAGSVGFAALLAARSVGVATLFAVDPVPARRALAAEFGAVAIDPGTRDVVAAIRAATGGGATHTLDTTGIPAVVGQALSSLRARGSAVVVGLGAPEVTVNIQDLMLNGKTLRGCVEGDSSVQQFIPQLLALHAEGRFPFDRLVTEYRFQDINRAVADQAAGAVIKPVLVW comes from the coding sequence ATGCAGGTCACGGCAGCCGTCACCCGCGGCCCCGATTCTCCGTTCACGCTGGAGACGGTCGAACTCGACGAGCCCCGCGCGGACGAGGTTCTGGTGCGGATCGTCGCCACCGGCCTGTGCCACACGGACCTCGTCACCAAAGCGGCGCTCCCCCACGCCGTCGGTCCGGCCGTCCTCGGGCACGAGGGTGCCGGGATCGTGGTGGACGTCGGGCCACGCGTGAGCGGGATAGCGCCCGGCGATCACGTGATTCTCAGCTACCGCCACTGCGGTGACTGCGATCAATGCCGAAATGCGGGTCCGGCTTACTGCGTCGACGCGCACCGCTTGAACAGTTCGGGCAGGCGCGCGGACGGCTCGGCCACCGTCACTCAGGACGGCGCACCGGTGCGCGCCGCCTTCTTCGGCCAGTCCAGCTTCGCCGACCACGTTCTCGCGACGGCCGACAACATCGTCGTCGTCGGCGAGTCCGTCGACCTGGCCGCCGCGGCGCCGCTCGGCTGCGGGTTCCAGACGGGTGCCGGTGCGGTACTGAACGTGCTCCGCCCCGGCATCGACTCGAGTGTGGTCGTCTTCGGCGCGGGCAGCGTCGGGTTCGCCGCACTGCTCGCCGCCCGATCGGTGGGCGTCGCAACGCTTTTCGCGGTCGATCCGGTACCGGCGCGACGTGCGCTCGCGGCGGAGTTCGGCGCGGTCGCAATCGATCCCGGGACGCGAGACGTCGTCGCGGCGATCCGCGCGGCGACCGGCGGCGGTGCCACCCACACCCTGGACACGACAGGAATCCCCGCCGTCGTCGGTCAGGCGCTGTCGTCGCTGCGGGCGCGAGGCAGCGCGGTGGTCGTCGGACTGGGCGCACCCGAAGTCACGGTGAACATTCAGGACCTGATGCTGAACGGCAAGACTCTCCGAGGCTGCGTCGAGGGCGATTCGTCCGTGCAGCAGTTCATTCCGCAGTTGCTGGCGCTGCACGCCGAGGGGAGGTTCCCGTTCGACCGCCTCGTCACCGAGTACCGGTTCCAGGACATCAACCGCGCCGTCGCCGATCAGGCTGCCGGCGCGGTGATCAAGCCCGTGCTCGTGTGGTGA
- a CDS encoding MmcQ/YjbR family DNA-binding protein — translation MSVMPVAVGRGAADNRHMGNNMSRLEEIAAELPEAVRVDIEQWDGHPTFRVRGKNFVFSDVDATRLTVKLTVDEAEAVVATEPGAEPAGYGLGRHGWIAVDVADADGPRWEQLREWIRTSYTLVAPKRLAKQVLDEEPLPTQGDQS, via the coding sequence ATGTCCGTTATGCCTGTTGCGGTCGGTCGGGGTGCTGCCGACAATCGTCACATGGGCAACAACATGAGCCGCCTCGAAGAGATCGCCGCCGAATTGCCCGAAGCCGTACGGGTGGACATCGAGCAGTGGGACGGGCACCCGACGTTCCGGGTGCGGGGCAAGAACTTCGTGTTCAGTGACGTGGACGCCACCCGGTTGACGGTGAAGCTCACCGTCGACGAGGCGGAAGCGGTGGTCGCGACGGAACCGGGGGCGGAGCCCGCGGGATACGGTCTCGGTAGACACGGCTGGATCGCAGTGGACGTCGCGGACGCGGACGGGCCCCGGTGGGAACAGTTGCGTGAGTGGATCAGGACGTCGTACACGCTCGTCGCGCCGAAGCGACTGGCCAAGCAGGTGCTGGACGAAGAACCGTTGCCGACGCAGGGAGACCAGTCATGA